A genomic segment from Bradyrhizobium sp. ISRA430 encodes:
- a CDS encoding GTP-binding protein codes for MSEATAPKIPVTVLTGYLGAGKTTLLNRILSENHGKKYAVIVNEFGEIGIDNDLIIGADEEVFEMNNGCICCTVRGDLVRIMDGLMKRKGKFDAIIVETTGLADPAPVAQTFFVDEDVQKNARLDAVVTVADAKWLSDRLKDAPEAKNQIAFADVIVLNKTDLVSKPELAEVEARIRGINPYAKLHRTERCSVALADVLDRGAFDLDRILDIEPDFLEADDHDHDHDHHHHGDGHHHHDDHGHGLKHYHDEDMQSLALKTDKPLDPNVFMPWLQNLVQMEGQKILRSKGILAFHDDDDRYVFQGVHMMLEGNHQRKWKEGEPRESRLVFIGRELPEEAIRKGFESCIVS; via the coding sequence ATGTCTGAAGCGACTGCCCCCAAGATTCCCGTGACCGTCCTGACCGGCTATCTCGGCGCCGGCAAAACCACGCTGCTCAACCGCATCCTGTCGGAGAATCACGGCAAGAAATATGCCGTCATCGTCAACGAATTCGGCGAGATCGGCATCGACAACGACCTCATCATCGGCGCCGACGAGGAGGTGTTCGAGATGAACAATGGCTGCATTTGCTGCACCGTGCGCGGCGACCTCGTGCGCATCATGGACGGGCTGATGAAGCGCAAGGGCAAGTTCGACGCCATCATCGTCGAGACGACGGGCCTTGCCGATCCGGCGCCGGTGGCCCAGACCTTCTTCGTCGACGAGGACGTGCAGAAGAACGCGCGACTCGATGCGGTGGTGACTGTTGCTGATGCCAAATGGCTGTCCGACCGGCTGAAGGATGCGCCCGAGGCCAAGAACCAGATCGCCTTCGCCGACGTGATTGTGCTCAACAAGACCGATCTCGTCTCCAAGCCGGAGCTCGCGGAGGTCGAGGCCCGTATCCGCGGCATCAATCCCTATGCGAAGCTCCACCGCACCGAGCGCTGCTCGGTGGCCTTGGCTGACGTGCTCGATCGCGGCGCGTTCGATCTCGACCGCATCCTCGACATCGAGCCGGACTTCCTCGAGGCCGACGATCATGATCACGATCATGACCATCACCACCATGGCGACGGCCATCATCACCACGATGATCACGGCCACGGGCTGAAGCACTATCACGACGAGGATATGCAGTCGCTGGCGCTCAAGACCGACAAGCCGCTCGATCCGAACGTGTTCATGCCCTGGCTGCAAAACCTGGTGCAGATGGAGGGCCAGAAGATCCTGCGCTCCAAGGGTATCCTCGCCTTCCACGACGATGACGACCGTTACGTTTTCCAGGGCGTGCATATGATGCTGGAGGGTAACCACCAGCGGAAGTGGAAGGAAGGCGAGCCGCGCGAGAGCCGTCTCGTCTTCATCGGCCGCGAACTGCCGGAAGAGGCCATCCGCAAGGGTTTTGAGAGCTGCATCGTCTCGTGA
- a CDS encoding WD40 repeat domain-containing protein, whose amino-acid sequence MKEFTPAADSPSIVSVTDRVKPLALGMAVTSLHFLADRAAFVGGEENVALVGAGGDVSRISVHSGGILSTASDGKRLVMGGDDGKVVALDAKGEVILLATDPKRRWIDAVALHADGAFAWSAGKTAFVKSGKNEAKSIEVPSTVGGLAFAPKGLRLAIAHYNGATLWFPNMAATAEFLPWAGSHLGVTFSPDNKFLVTAMHEPALHGWRLADNRHMRMTGYPGRVRSMSWSAGGKALATSGADTVILWPFASKDGPMGKEPAMLAPLQARVSVVACHPKNDILAAGYSDGTVLMVRLEDGAEILVRRNGTPPVAALAWNAKGTLLAFADENGDGGLLEL is encoded by the coding sequence ATGAAAGAGTTTACGCCGGCCGCCGATTCACCCTCGATCGTCTCCGTCACCGACCGCGTCAAGCCGCTCGCGCTCGGGATGGCCGTGACCTCATTGCACTTCCTCGCCGACCGCGCCGCCTTCGTCGGCGGCGAGGAGAATGTCGCGCTCGTCGGTGCTGGCGGTGATGTCAGCAGGATCTCCGTCCATAGCGGCGGCATTCTCTCCACCGCGTCCGACGGCAAGCGCCTCGTCATGGGCGGTGACGACGGCAAGGTAGTCGCGCTCGATGCCAAGGGCGAGGTGATCCTGCTCGCGACCGACCCGAAGCGGCGCTGGATCGATGCGGTGGCGCTGCATGCAGACGGTGCCTTCGCCTGGTCGGCCGGCAAGACCGCTTTCGTCAAGAGCGGCAAGAACGAGGCGAAATCGATCGAGGTACCCTCGACCGTCGGGGGCCTTGCGTTTGCACCGAAGGGCCTCCGGCTCGCGATCGCGCATTACAACGGCGCGACGCTGTGGTTTCCCAACATGGCGGCCACCGCCGAATTTTTGCCCTGGGCCGGCTCGCATCTCGGCGTCACCTTCAGCCCGGACAACAAATTCCTGGTCACCGCGATGCATGAGCCGGCGCTGCACGGCTGGCGGCTCGCCGACAACAGGCATATGCGCATGACCGGCTATCCCGGCCGCGTCCGCTCGATGTCCTGGAGTGCGGGCGGCAAGGCACTCGCGACGTCGGGCGCCGACACCGTGATCCTGTGGCCGTTCGCGAGCAAGGACGGCCCGATGGGCAAGGAGCCGGCGATGCTCGCGCCGCTGCAGGCGCGCGTGTCGGTGGTCGCGTGCCATCCCAAGAACGATATTCTCGCCGCCGGCTACAGCGACGGCACCGTGCTGATGGTGCGGCTGGAGGACGGCGCGGAGATCCTGGTGCGCCGCAACGGCACCCCGCCCGTTGCCGCGCTTGCCTGGAACGCCAAAGGCACGCTGCTTGCGTTTGCCGACGAAAATGGGGACGGCGGCCTTCTCGAGCTTTAA
- a CDS encoding MgtC/SapB family protein, whose protein sequence is MRFLTTFQLADFADTLVSLATAFVLGTLIGAERQYRQRTAGLRTNVLVAVGAAAFVDLAMHLTGADGAVRVIAYVVSGIGFLGAGVIMKQGMDVRGLNTAATLWASAAVGSCAGADLVAQAAVLTVFIIAGNTLLRPLVNAINRIPLNERTLEATYYFKLAVTTEALPDMRDRLIDKLENAKYPVADVDVVEIGDDLIEIVAKLVATAVDPNELNAVAVELQRQPGVRHATWEVSTIE, encoded by the coding sequence ATGCGGTTTCTGACGACCTTCCAGCTTGCTGACTTTGCCGACACGCTGGTCAGCCTGGCCACGGCCTTCGTGCTGGGCACGCTGATCGGCGCCGAGCGGCAATACCGACAGCGCACCGCGGGCCTGCGCACCAACGTGCTGGTCGCGGTCGGCGCCGCGGCCTTTGTCGATCTCGCCATGCATTTGACGGGTGCTGACGGTGCGGTGCGGGTGATCGCCTATGTCGTGTCCGGCATCGGCTTCCTCGGCGCCGGCGTCATCATGAAGCAGGGCATGGACGTGCGCGGTCTCAACACCGCGGCGACGCTGTGGGCCTCTGCCGCGGTTGGCTCCTGCGCCGGCGCGGACCTCGTTGCCCAGGCCGCGGTGCTGACCGTGTTCATCATCGCCGGCAATACGCTGCTGCGGCCCCTCGTCAATGCAATCAACCGTATCCCGCTGAACGAGAGGACCCTGGAGGCGACCTACTATTTCAAACTCGCGGTCACGACGGAGGCCTTGCCCGACATGCGCGATCGCCTGATCGACAAGCTCGAGAACGCGAAATATCCGGTTGCCGATGTCGACGTGGTCGAGATCGGAGACGACCTGATCGAGATCGTCGCGAAGCTGGTCGCGACAGCGGTCGATCCGAACGAGCTGAACGCTGTTGCGGTCGAACTTCAGCGTCAGCCGGGCGTGCGCCACGCAACCTGGGAAGTCAGCACCATCGAGTAA
- a CDS encoding homospermidine synthase — translation MSPASQVYAKITGPIVMVGFGSIGKGTLPLIERHLDYDKSRITVIDPKDKGRKALCEKHNVRFIQQGLTKDNYRELLTPLLTEGGGRGFCVNLSVDTGSTDIMELCNELGALYIDTVNEPWLGFYFDSSKGPEARSNYALREVTLAAKKARPAGSTTAVSCCGANPGMVSFFVKQALLNVAADLKLNAPRPKTKAEWADLMRQAGVKGIHIAERDTQRSKSPKEPDVFVNTWSVEGFLSEGVQPSELGWGTHEKWMPENARTHEAGCGAAIYLMQPGANTRVRTWCPTRGAQYGFLVTHNESISISDYFTVRDVSGTAIYRPTCHYAYHPADDAVLSLHEMFGRAAKMQEKHHILDENEIIDGIDELGVLLFGHDNNAYWYGSQLSIEETRKLAPYQNATGLQVTSAVLAGMVWALENPNEGIVEADEMDFDRLLEIQMPYLGPVKGFYTDWTPLTDRPGLFPEDIDTSDPWQFRNILVR, via the coding sequence ATGAGCCCCGCCTCGCAGGTCTACGCGAAGATCACCGGTCCCATTGTCATGGTCGGCTTCGGCTCCATCGGCAAAGGCACGCTGCCTTTGATCGAGCGCCATCTCGATTACGACAAGTCGCGCATCACCGTCATCGATCCCAAGGACAAGGGCCGCAAGGCACTTTGCGAGAAGCACAATGTCAGATTTATCCAGCAAGGCCTGACCAAGGACAATTATCGCGAGTTGCTGACCCCGCTGCTCACTGAAGGCGGCGGCCGGGGTTTTTGCGTCAATCTCTCGGTCGATACCGGCTCTACCGACATCATGGAGCTCTGCAACGAACTTGGCGCTCTTTATATCGACACCGTCAACGAGCCCTGGCTCGGCTTCTATTTCGATTCTTCGAAGGGCCCGGAAGCGCGCTCCAACTACGCCCTTCGCGAAGTGACGCTGGCCGCCAAGAAGGCGCGCCCCGCGGGCTCGACGACGGCCGTCTCCTGCTGTGGCGCCAATCCCGGCATGGTCTCCTTTTTCGTCAAGCAGGCGCTACTCAATGTCGCCGCTGACCTGAAGCTCAATGCCCCCCGGCCGAAGACCAAAGCCGAATGGGCGGACTTGATGCGGCAGGCTGGCGTCAAGGGCATCCACATCGCCGAACGCGACACCCAGCGCTCCAAGTCGCCGAAAGAGCCGGACGTCTTCGTCAACACCTGGTCGGTGGAAGGTTTCCTGTCGGAAGGCGTGCAGCCGTCCGAACTCGGTTGGGGCACCCATGAAAAATGGATGCCCGAGAATGCGCGTACCCACGAAGCTGGCTGCGGCGCCGCCATCTATCTGATGCAGCCCGGCGCCAACACGCGCGTGCGCACCTGGTGCCCGACCCGCGGCGCGCAGTATGGCTTCCTCGTCACCCACAACGAATCGATCTCGATTTCCGATTACTTCACGGTGCGTGACGTGTCGGGCACGGCGATCTATCGGCCGACCTGCCACTATGCCTATCATCCGGCTGACGATGCCGTGCTGTCGCTGCATGAAATGTTCGGCCGCGCCGCGAAGATGCAGGAAAAGCACCACATCCTCGATGAGAACGAAATCATCGATGGCATCGACGAACTCGGCGTGCTGCTGTTCGGCCATGACAACAATGCCTATTGGTACGGCTCGCAGCTCTCGATCGAGGAGACCCGCAAACTCGCGCCCTATCAGAACGCCACCGGCCTGCAAGTGACCTCCGCGGTGCTCGCCGGCATGGTGTGGGCGCTGGAAAACCCCAACGAAGGCATCGTCGAAGCCGACGAGATGGATTTCGATCGTCTGCTGGAAATCCAGATGCCGTATCTCGGCCCGGTGAAGGGTTTCTACACCGACTGGACGCCGCTGACGGACCGCCCTGGCCTGTTCCCGGAGGATATCGATACGTCCGATCCGTGGCAGTTCCGGAATATCTTGGTGCGGTAA
- a CDS encoding RidA family protein, whose translation MSRRLISTGSPFEKTAGYSRAVIDGDFAFVAGTTGYDYTTMTMPADVTSQSRNCFKTIAAALKEGGFEMADIVRATYYLTDAKDADAHFAVCGEVLGDIRPAATLLIVSALLKPEMKVEIEVTAKRRSA comes from the coding sequence ATGTCCCGTCGCCTGATCTCCACCGGCTCCCCCTTCGAGAAGACCGCCGGCTACAGCCGTGCCGTGATCGACGGCGACTTCGCCTTCGTCGCGGGAACCACCGGCTATGACTACACGACGATGACGATGCCGGCAGATGTCACGAGCCAGTCACGCAACTGCTTCAAGACCATCGCCGCCGCCCTGAAGGAGGGCGGTTTCGAGATGGCCGACATCGTCCGCGCGACCTACTACCTCACCGACGCCAAGGACGCCGATGCCCACTTTGCCGTCTGCGGCGAAGTCCTCGGCGATATCCGCCCGGCCGCAACGCTTCTCATCGTCTCGGCGCTGCTCAAGCCCGAGATGAAGGTCGAGATCGAAGTGACCGCGAAGCGCCGCAGCGCCTGA
- a CDS encoding N-acetyltransferase, producing the protein MTALRKPQVALTSKAAPFAIRAERAADVAMREALLDACFGDNRHSRTCQRLRDGRAPAAGLALAAVREGKLVGTVRLWHVSAGGRPALVLGPLAVDPACRELGIGAALMHQALAAARARGHAAVILLGDAPYYARFGFSAAKTGGLALPGPFEGDRLLAVEFTEGALDGAAGMIVATGAAQPKRRASRALHAHAA; encoded by the coding sequence ATGACTGCTCTTCGGAAGCCACAGGTCGCCCTCACCTCGAAAGCCGCTCCGTTCGCGATCCGTGCGGAGCGTGCTGCCGACGTCGCGATGCGCGAAGCGCTGCTCGATGCCTGCTTTGGCGACAACCGCCACAGCCGCACCTGCCAGCGCCTGCGCGACGGACGCGCACCCGCTGCCGGCCTCGCGCTGGCCGCCGTGCGCGAGGGAAAACTCGTGGGTACCGTGCGGCTGTGGCATGTCAGCGCCGGAGGCAGGCCCGCTTTGGTCCTCGGACCGCTTGCGGTCGATCCTGCCTGCCGCGAGCTCGGGATCGGCGCCGCGCTGATGCATCAAGCGCTGGCCGCCGCCCGGGCGCGCGGGCATGCCGCCGTGATCCTGCTCGGCGACGCTCCCTACTATGCCCGCTTCGGCTTCTCGGCCGCCAAGACCGGCGGCCTCGCGCTGCCCGGTCCATTCGAGGGCGACCGCCTGCTCGCGGTCGAATTCACCGAAGGCGCGCTCGACGGCGCAGCCGGGATGATCGTGGCGACCGGCGCGGCGCAGCCCAAACGCCGGGCATCACGCGCCCTGCATGCGCACGCGGCTTAA
- a CDS encoding type III PLP-dependent enzyme, with protein sequence MTDRIREFLRNRRSEGLDTEPCLVVDLEVVRDNYQSFAKALPDSRVFYAVKANPAPEVLSLLASMGSCFDTATVAEIEMALAAGATPDRISFGNTIKKERDIARAFALGIRLFAVDCAAEVEKVARAAPAAKVFCRILYDCAGAEWPLSRKFGCDPEMAVEVLDFAKRLGLEPCGISFHVGSQQRKVKAWDRALAMASQVFRDCAERGINLSMVNMGGGFPTKYLKDVPPVVTYGRSIFRALRKHFGNQIPETIIEPGRGMVGNAGIIESEVVLISKKSDEDEVRWVYLDIGKFGGLAETMDESIRYAIRTPHDGADMTPCVLAGPTCDSADVLYEKNPYPLPVTLEIGDKVLIEGTGAYTSTYSSVAFNGIPPLKTYHI encoded by the coding sequence ATGACCGATCGCATCAGGGAATTTCTGCGCAACCGCCGCAGCGAAGGCCTCGATACCGAGCCGTGCCTCGTCGTCGACCTCGAGGTCGTGCGCGACAACTACCAGAGCTTTGCCAAGGCGCTGCCCGACAGCCGCGTGTTCTACGCCGTCAAGGCGAACCCGGCGCCGGAAGTGCTGTCCCTGCTCGCCTCCATGGGCTCCTGCTTCGACACCGCAACGGTCGCCGAGATCGAGATGGCGCTGGCCGCCGGTGCGACGCCCGACCGCATCTCCTTCGGCAACACGATCAAGAAGGAGCGCGACATCGCGCGCGCCTTCGCGCTCGGCATTCGCCTGTTCGCGGTCGACTGCGCCGCCGAGGTCGAGAAGGTCGCCCGTGCCGCTCCGGCTGCGAAGGTGTTCTGCCGCATCCTCTATGACTGCGCCGGCGCCGAGTGGCCGCTGTCGCGCAAGTTCGGCTGCGACCCGGAGATGGCCGTCGAGGTGCTCGACTTCGCCAAGCGCCTGGGCTTGGAGCCGTGCGGGATCTCCTTCCATGTCGGCTCGCAGCAGCGCAAGGTGAAGGCGTGGGACCGCGCGCTGGCGATGGCCTCGCAGGTGTTCCGCGACTGCGCCGAGCGCGGCATCAACCTCTCCATGGTCAACATGGGCGGGGGCTTCCCGACCAAGTACCTGAAGGACGTGCCGCCGGTGGTGACCTACGGCCGCTCGATCTTCCGCGCGCTGCGCAAGCACTTCGGCAACCAGATTCCGGAGACCATCATCGAGCCGGGCCGCGGCATGGTGGGCAACGCCGGCATCATCGAGTCCGAGGTCGTGCTGATCTCGAAGAAGAGCGACGAGGACGAGGTGCGCTGGGTCTATCTGGACATCGGCAAGTTCGGCGGTCTCGCCGAGACCATGGACGAGTCGATCCGCTACGCCATCCGCACTCCGCATGACGGGGCGGACATGACGCCGTGCGTGCTCGCAGGTCCGACCTGCGATTCCGCCGACGTGCTGTACGAGAAGAACCCGTATCCGCTCCCGGTGACGCTCGAGATCGGCGATAAGGTGCTGATCGAAGGGACCGGGGCCTATACGTCGACCTACTCGTCGGTGGCGTTCAACGGCATTCCGCCGCTGAAGACGTATCACATCTGA
- a CDS encoding M3 family metallopeptidase: MSETRQDTGTAPADANPLLKAWVTPFATPPFDEIQPEHFVPAFEQAFADHSAEIAAITNDPAAPDFANTITALERSGKLLNKVAAVFYDLVSAHSNPAILEIDKEVSLRMARHWNPIMMNAVLFGRIAQLHENRTALKLSPEQLRLLERTYTRFHRAGAGLSEEAKTRMAEINEKLAQLGTNFSHHLLGDEQDWFMELGEADRQGLSESIVAAAKAAADERGMAGKAIVTLSRSSVEPFLKSSDRRDLREKVYKAFTARGDNGNANDNNATIVEILKLREESANLLGYPTFAAYRLEDSMAKTPDAVRGLLERVWKPARARALADRDEMQGLITAEGGNFQLAPWDWRYYAEKLRLQRANFDDAAIKPYLMLDHMIAAAFDCATRLFGITFEERKDVPTWHPDVRVWEVRDRDGKHKALFYGDYYARPSKRSGAWMTSLRDQQKLDGEIAPLVINVCNFAKGAAGEPSLLSPDDARTLFHEFGHGLHGMLSNVTYPSLSGTSVFTDFVELPSQLYEHWQERPEVLQQFARHYQTGEPLPGDLLQRFLAARRFNQGFATVEFVSSALVDLEFHTQPAAAATDVRAFEKKELEKIGMPDEISLRHRPTQFGHIFSGDHYAAGYYSYMWSEVMDADAFGAFEEAGDIFDPAVAKRLHDDIYSSGGSVDPEAAYEAFRGRPPEPDALLRRRGLLDVSAAA, translated from the coding sequence ATGTCAGAAACCCGCCAAGATACGGGCACCGCGCCGGCCGACGCCAATCCGCTGCTGAAGGCCTGGGTGACGCCGTTTGCGACCCCGCCGTTCGACGAGATCCAGCCGGAGCACTTCGTCCCGGCCTTCGAGCAGGCCTTCGCCGACCATTCCGCCGAAATCGCGGCGATCACCAATGATCCGGCCGCGCCCGACTTCGCCAACACGATCACGGCGCTGGAGCGCTCCGGCAAGCTCCTGAACAAGGTCGCCGCCGTCTTCTACGACCTGGTCTCGGCTCACTCCAATCCGGCCATCCTGGAGATCGACAAGGAGGTCTCCTTGCGGATGGCGCGGCACTGGAATCCGATCATGATGAACGCTGTGCTGTTTGGTCGCATCGCCCAGCTCCACGAGAACCGCACCGCGCTCAAGCTCTCGCCGGAGCAGCTTCGCCTCCTGGAGCGCACCTACACCCGCTTCCATCGCGCCGGCGCCGGCCTCTCCGAGGAGGCCAAGACGAGGATGGCCGAGATCAACGAGAAGCTCGCCCAGCTCGGCACCAACTTCAGCCATCACCTGCTCGGCGACGAGCAGGACTGGTTCATGGAGCTCGGCGAGGCCGACCGCCAGGGTCTGTCCGAGAGCATCGTCGCGGCGGCCAAGGCTGCGGCAGACGAGCGCGGGATGGCCGGCAAGGCCATCGTCACGCTATCGCGCTCCTCGGTCGAGCCGTTCCTGAAGAGCTCAGACCGCCGCGACCTGCGCGAGAAGGTCTACAAGGCCTTCACGGCGCGGGGCGACAACGGCAACGCCAACGACAACAACGCGACCATCGTCGAGATCCTGAAGCTGCGGGAGGAGAGCGCCAATCTCCTGGGCTATCCGACTTTCGCGGCCTACCGGCTCGAGGACTCCATGGCCAAGACGCCGGATGCGGTGCGGGGCCTCCTGGAGCGGGTGTGGAAGCCGGCGCGCGCGCGAGCGCTCGCCGACCGCGACGAGATGCAGGGACTGATCACGGCCGAGGGCGGCAATTTCCAGCTTGCGCCCTGGGACTGGCGCTACTACGCCGAAAAGCTCCGCCTCCAGCGTGCCAATTTCGACGACGCCGCGATCAAGCCATATTTGATGCTCGACCACATGATCGCCGCCGCCTTCGACTGCGCCACGCGCCTGTTTGGCATCACCTTCGAGGAGCGCAAGGACGTCCCGACCTGGCATCCGGACGTCCGGGTGTGGGAGGTCCGCGACCGCGACGGCAAGCACAAGGCGTTGTTCTATGGCGACTACTACGCGCGGCCCTCGAAGCGCTCCGGCGCCTGGATGACCTCGCTGCGCGACCAGCAGAAGCTCGACGGCGAGATCGCGCCGCTTGTGATCAATGTGTGCAACTTCGCCAAGGGCGCGGCCGGCGAGCCCTCGCTGCTGTCGCCCGACGACGCCCGCACCCTGTTCCACGAGTTCGGCCACGGCCTGCACGGCATGCTCTCCAACGTGACCTACCCGTCACTGTCGGGCACCTCCGTGTTCACCGACTTCGTCGAGCTGCCCTCCCAGCTCTACGAGCACTGGCAGGAGCGGCCCGAGGTGCTGCAGCAGTTCGCCCGTCATTACCAGACCGGCGAGCCGCTGCCGGGCGACCTGCTCCAGCGCTTCCTCGCGGCGCGCAGGTTCAACCAGGGCTTTGCCACCGTCGAGTTTGTCTCCTCGGCGCTGGTCGACCTCGAATTCCACACCCAGCCGGCCGCGGCGGCGACCGATGTCCGCGCCTTCGAGAAGAAGGAGCTGGAGAAGATCGGCATGCCGGACGAGATCTCCCTGCGCCACCGGCCCACGCAATTCGGCCACATCTTCTCCGGCGACCATTATGCGGCCGGCTATTACAGCTACATGTGGTCGGAGGTGATGGACGCCGACGCCTTCGGCGCGTTCGAGGAGGCCGGCGACATCTTCGATCCGGCGGTCGCAAAGCGCCTGCACGACGACATCTACTCGAGCGGCGGATCGGTCGATCCGGAGGCCGCCTACGAGGCCTTCCGTGGCCGCCCGCCAGAGCCTGACGCGCTGCTCCGCCGCCGCGGCCTGCTCGACGTGTCAGCGGCCGCCTGA
- a CDS encoding DUF1007 family protein, with translation MGMMRRLFGLLLAAGLTLAAGAAEAHPHVWITATSELIYAEDGTITGVRHAWTFDDMFSAYAVQGLEGKTKGAYSREELAPLAQTNVESLKEYAYFTFARADGKKERFQEPVDYFLDYKDTVLTLHFTLPLKNPVKPKQLVLEVFDRSFFIDFQMAKDNPVKLVGAPSGCQMKLERPSDGTASAQKLNEQTFMNGENANFGMMFANKITVDCP, from the coding sequence ATGGGTATGATGCGCCGCCTGTTCGGACTGCTGCTCGCCGCCGGCCTCACGCTCGCGGCCGGCGCGGCGGAGGCGCATCCGCATGTCTGGATCACCGCGACCAGCGAGCTGATCTATGCGGAGGACGGCACGATCACCGGCGTCCGCCACGCCTGGACCTTCGACGACATGTTCTCGGCCTATGCGGTGCAGGGGCTCGAGGGCAAGACCAAGGGCGCTTATAGCCGCGAAGAGCTGGCGCCGCTGGCGCAAACCAATGTCGAGTCGCTGAAGGAATACGCCTACTTCACCTTCGCGCGAGCCGACGGCAAGAAGGAGCGATTCCAGGAGCCGGTCGACTACTTCCTCGACTACAAGGATACGGTCCTCACCCTGCACTTCACGCTGCCGTTGAAGAACCCGGTCAAGCCCAAGCAGCTTGTGCTCGAGGTGTTCGACCGTTCCTTCTTCATCGATTTCCAGATGGCCAAGGACAATCCGGTCAAGCTGGTCGGCGCGCCCAGTGGCTGCCAGATGAAGCTGGAGCGGCCCAGTGATGGCACCGCGAGCGCCCAGAAGCTCAACGAGCAGACCTTCATGAACGGCGAGAACGCCAATTTCGGCATGATGTTTGCCAACAAGATCACGGTGGATTGCCCTTGA
- a CDS encoding nickel/cobalt transporter — protein sequence MPLIPRPRSPLARGLLVCAAVVLVVSMADAALHDLLAQNPFGAPRPSQAAEPEASGIIGWLLAKQSEFYRQMSATIRAAKSDGSAVWTLLLISFAYGIFHAAGPGHGKAVIASYLVANRETARRGIALSFASALMQSLVAILIVGILAWALNATAKTMCKAEGAIEIASYALIAAFGLRLVWVKGGGFIRALQAAQPVPAIAGVPHHHDHGDHHHHDAHDHHDHDHEHGYDHGHAHAHAHQHHVHDEHCGHSHGPAPSELAGPGGWRRGFAAILTVGIRPCSGAILVLVFALAQGLFWAGIAATLLMGLGTAITVAAIAVVAVSAKDIASRLSGARDGSGALFMRGIEFAAAGLVLLFGAGLLFGYIAAERTTCF from the coding sequence TTGCCCTTGATCCCGCGCCCTCGTTCTCCGCTCGCGCGCGGGCTGCTCGTCTGCGCTGCGGTTGTCCTCGTCGTGAGCATGGCCGACGCCGCCCTTCACGATCTCCTCGCACAGAATCCGTTCGGCGCGCCGCGCCCCTCGCAGGCCGCCGAACCCGAGGCCAGCGGCATCATCGGCTGGCTGCTGGCAAAACAATCGGAATTCTATCGCCAGATGTCGGCGACCATCCGCGCCGCAAAGTCGGACGGCTCGGCGGTGTGGACGCTGCTCCTGATCTCCTTCGCTTACGGGATATTCCACGCCGCCGGTCCCGGCCACGGCAAGGCGGTGATCGCCTCCTACCTTGTCGCCAATCGCGAGACCGCTCGCCGCGGCATCGCGCTGTCCTTTGCCTCGGCGCTGATGCAGTCGCTGGTGGCCATCCTCATTGTCGGCATCTTGGCCTGGGCGCTGAATGCGACGGCGAAAACCATGTGCAAGGCGGAGGGGGCGATCGAGATCGCAAGCTACGCCCTGATCGCGGCATTCGGCCTGCGCCTCGTCTGGGTCAAGGGCGGTGGCTTCATCCGCGCGCTGCAGGCGGCCCAGCCAGTGCCTGCGATCGCCGGCGTGCCGCATCACCATGATCACGGCGATCACCATCATCATGATGCGCATGATCATCATGACCACGATCACGAGCATGGTTATGACCACGGCCATGCTCACGCCCACGCCCATCAGCACCACGTCCATGACGAACATTGCGGCCATTCCCACGGCCCCGCGCCGAGCGAGCTGGCCGGGCCGGGTGGCTGGCGGCGCGGGTTCGCCGCGATCCTCACGGTGGGCATCCGCCCTTGCTCGGGTGCGATTCTGGTCCTGGTGTTCGCGCTGGCCCAAGGCCTGTTCTGGGCCGGAATCGCCGCGACCTTGTTGATGGGGCTCGGCACCGCGATCACGGTCGCGGCCATCGCCGTCGTCGCCGTCTCCGCCAAGGACATCGCCAGCCGCCTGAGCGGAGCCCGCGACGGCAGCGGCGCACTCTTCATGCGCGGCATCGAATTCGCCGCCGCCGGCCTCGTGCTGCTGTTCGGCGCAGGCCTGTTGTTCGGCTACATCGCCGCCGAACGGACGACGTGTTTTTGA
- a CDS encoding MAPEG family protein has protein sequence MTLAEWCVLGALLLYLATIASIKWIRFRSFDNSRPRDPAFYEDALSQRALGAHQNGIETFPFFAFAVLLAEFRDSPQRLIDELAVLFLIVRIAYVLTYLGNRPTLRSILWSVGFAINLGIFFMPALKRLLPV, from the coding sequence ATGACACTCGCGGAATGGTGCGTTCTTGGAGCGCTGCTGCTGTATCTGGCGACGATCGCCTCGATCAAATGGATCAGGTTTCGCAGCTTCGACAATTCCCGGCCGCGCGACCCCGCCTTCTACGAAGATGCCCTCTCGCAGCGCGCGCTCGGCGCGCACCAGAACGGCATCGAGACCTTTCCATTCTTCGCCTTCGCCGTGCTCCTTGCCGAATTCCGGGATTCGCCGCAGCGCCTGATCGACGAGCTGGCCGTGCTGTTCCTGATCGTGCGGATCGCCTATGTGCTGACCTATCTCGGCAACCGCCCGACGCTGCGCTCGATCCTGTGGAGCGTCGGCTTTGCGATCAATCTCGGGATCTTCTTCATGCCCGCCTTGAAGCGGCTTCTGCCCGTGTGA